One genomic segment of Mangifera indica cultivar Alphonso chromosome 6, CATAS_Mindica_2.1, whole genome shotgun sequence includes these proteins:
- the LOC123218663 gene encoding alkaline ceramidase, whose translation MADGVSSFWGPVTSTIECCEKNYAYSSYIAEFYNTISNIPTVLLALIGLINALRQRFEKRFSVLHISNMILAIGSMLYHATLQRVQQQSDETPMVWEMLLYMYILYSPDWHYRSTMPTFLFLYGALFAVVHSVFRFGIGFKVHYVILCLLCIPRMYKYYIYTPDTAAKRLAKLYVVSIFLGSLCWLFDRVFCREVSHWPINPQGHALWHVFMGFNSYFANTFLMFCRAQQRGWAPKIVHFMGILPYVKIEKPKSQ comes from the exons ATGGCTGATGGGGTGTCAAGTTTCTGGGGTCCTGTCACATCTACTATTGAGTGCTGTGAGAAGAATTATGCCTACTCCTCTTATATTGCAGAGTTTTATAACACCATTTCAAATATCCCGACTGTTCTTTTGGCTCTCATTGGTCTTATAAATGCCTTGAGACAACGGTTTGAGAAGAGATTCAGTGTTCTTCATATATCTAACATGATACTTGCTATTGGAAGCATGTTATACCATGCCACACTGCAACGTGT GCAACAACAGAGTGATGAGACACCTATGGTCTGGGAGATGCTTTTATACATGTATATCCTGTATTCACCAGATTGGCACTATCGCAGTACGATGCCCACCTTCCTCTTCCTCTATGGTGCTCTTTTTGCAGTTGTCCATTCAGTGTTTCGGTTTGGCATTGGCTTCAAGGTGCATTATGTGATCCTCTGTCTTCTCTGCATCCCTCGGATGTACAAGTACTATATTTATACACCAGATACAGCTGCTAAGCGGCTTGCAAAGCTATACGTGGTAAGCATTTTCCTTGGTAGCTTGTGTTGGCTCTTTGATCGTGTCTTTTGCAGAGAGGTATCTCATTGGCCTATCAACCCACAAGGTCATGCCTTGTGGCACGTCTTCATGgggtttaattcttattttgcAAACACATTCTTGATGTTTTGCCGGGCACAGCAACGAGGATGGGCTCCAAAGATTGTCCACTTCATGGGGATTTTGCCCTATGTCAAGATTGAGAAACCAAAATCCCAGTAA
- the LOC123218571 gene encoding uncharacterized protein LOC123218571: MAKILPIRFGRVAAAFDEVARGRLCESSGSEHSPESSTDLSDLVKSFLERDSVGGGDEDENERDQTEMGNLWCDSEKIETLKGFFGDKNDCEKQRILVETEFASQLAGNWSSQSFKRRLMTHLRNRGVDAGLCKSRWEKTGRYPAGSYEYVDVNIGPSSRFIVEVNLVAQFQIARPTDGYMSLLEVFPPIFIGKPEQLKQVVKLMSAAVKESMKSVDMHVPPWRRNGYVQSKWFGSYKRTTNAVPFTGKSEPGEAFNVAANRSFGFEALPVRPYFCRDDFARRVGIKAGQLTAAFNEEQN; encoded by the exons ATGGCGAAGATATTACCAATTAGGTTTGGGCGGGTAGCGGCGGCGTTCGATGAGGTGGCACGTGGAAGACTGTGCGAAAGCAGTGGGAGCGAGCACTCGCCGGAGAGTTCAACTGATTTATCAGATCTTGTCAAGTCTTTTCTCGAAAGAGACAGCGTAGGGggaggagatgaagatgaaaacgaaAGAGACCAGACGGAAATGGGAAATCTTTGGTGTGATTCTGAGAAGATCGAGACGTTGAAGGGTTTTTTTGGAGATAAAAATGATTGTGAGAAGCAAAGGATTCTCGTAGAGACAGAATTCGCAAGTCAGCTTGCTGGGAATTGGTCTTCGCAAAGCTTCAAACGTCGCTTGATGACTCACTTACGTAATAGAGGCGTCGACGCCG GTCTCTGCAAATCTCGGTGGGAGAAAACTGGGCGGTACCCAGCTGGGAGTTATGAATATGTAGATGTGAACATTGGCCCAAGTTCTCGCTTTATTGTTGAAGTAAACCTAGTTGCACAGTTTCAGATTGCTCGTCCCACAGATGGTTACATGTCACTGCTTGAAGTTTTCCCTCCAATCTTCATCGGTAAACCAGAACAGCTTAAGCAGGTTGTGAAGCTGATGTCTGCGGCAGTGAAAGAGTCGATGAAGAGTGTGGACATGCATGTGCCACCATGGCGGAGGAACGGGTACGTGCAATCTAAGTGGTTTGGTTCTTACAAGAGGACAACCAATGCAGTTCCATTCACTGGAAAATCAGAGCCTGGTGAAGCTTTTAATGTTGCGGCAAATCGATCGTTTGGATTTGAGGCCCTGCCAGTCAGGCCTTACTTCTGCAGAGACGATTTTGCCAGAAGGGTTGGTATAAAAGCTGGGCAGCTGACGGCTGCATTCAATGAAGAACAAAATTAA